TGGGCTGGTGGTTGGTCTTTCAGGAACCGGTGATAGTAGAAGCAGTTTGTTCACCAACCAGAGTCTTTCCAATATGCTGTCCAAGTTGGGGATAACCGTTGATTCTCAGCAGGTGCGCTCCAAAAACGTTGCAGCAGTGATTGTTACTGCCGAGTTGCCTCCTTTTGTAAGTGAGGGAGAGAGGATTGATGTCACCGTTTCTTCGTTAGGTGATGCAAAGAGCCTTCAGGGAGGCATCCTTCTTTTGACACCTTTAAAAGGCGTGGACGGGAAAGTGTATGCGGTTGCTCAGGGACCGCTCTCAGTAGGTGGTTTTACCGCTGGTGGAGGTGGAAATCAGGTTCAACAAAACCATCCCACAGTGGGCAAAATACCCAACGGGGCAATCGTGGAGCGAAGCGTAAGCACTTCTTTCGTGAATTCTTTAAAAGGAACTTTTTCTCTCCTTTTGCAAAATCCTGATTTTGTAACCGCTACTCGCATAGCAAGAGTTATCAATCAGGAGCTTGGTGGGCGAAGGGCGCGAGTCATCGACGCTAACCGTGTCGAGGTGAGCATACCGGAAAGTTTTAGTGATAGAGTGCCCCAGCTTTTAGCCATGATTGGAGAACTTCCGGTGGAACCCGATGTTCCTGCCAGAGTAGTGGTTAATGAACGTACCGGGACTGTGGTTATTGGAGGCAACGTCCGTATTCTTCCTGTGGCACTGGCTCATGGTAACCTAACAGTGAGCATTCAGACACAATATGAAGTGTCCCAACCGCCTCCTTTTTCGGGGGGAGAAACTCAGGTAGTCCCTCAGCAGGAAGTTCAAGCTGCCCAGGAAGAGGGACGCTTATTTCGGGTGGAATCGGGTAACACCATTGACGATTTAATAAACTCTCTGAATGCCTTAGGGGTGACTCCTCGTGATCTGGTGGCCATTCTTCAGGCCCTCAAAAAAGCAGGAGCCCTCCAAGGGGAGTTGATTGTAGAATGAGAGAGGCAAAGTTAGAGAACTTCTGTTCTCCTTCAGAAATCATTACCGAGCAATCAAAATTTTCTCTTGAAAGGCAACGGGCAAGATTGCGCGAAGCCTGTCAGGATTTTGAGGCCTTTTTGCTGAGCTTTATTTTCAGAAAAGCAGTGCAACCTCTTTTTGTCGACCGGGAATCCCCTTTTTTGGGAAGGGAAGAAGTGTGGTTTCGAGAAATGTGGCTGGATGAAGTGTGCAAAAAAAGCTGTGCATCTACCAATCTTCGGATAGGGGAAATGCTTTATCGTGCACTGGAACTTCCCTCGTCTTCTGGAAAGTGTTAATATTATGTTAGGAGATGAACCATGGAGATAGCCCGTTGCAAGAAGTGTGGAAAACTGTTTAGGAAGAACCTCGATGCTATCGAGTTATGTCCTGTCTGTTTGGAGGCTCAGGAAGAAGAATTTTTGAAGGTGAAAGAATTCTTCCTCAGAAACCCACGTTCTACCATTGAGGAGGCCAGCAAAGCTACTGGTGTAGACAAAAAGGATATTCTCCATTTTCTCAAACAGGGCAGACTACAAATTGTCCGGGGCGAGCAAGGCGTTGATGTTGGCTTGCGGTGTGAACGCTGTGGAAAGCCCATTTCATCTGGCCGTTTTTGCGAGAAATGTCGACTGCAACTATCGTATCTTTTTCGGGAAGAGGCTGCTGCCGATTCCTCAAATCGACAAAGCAAGGACAGGTTTTATTTTAGAGATGCTATTTTGAAAAAAAAAGAGAAACCAGCTGACTAATACCCCTAAAGTTTTTGTTGTAATTGCCGATATAGTATTAATAGCAGGAGATAGAGGGGGATACAATCATGAAGATTTCTGCGAATCAGCTGGAGAGTATTTTGAAAATATATGCTGAAAAAAGCAATAAATCCAGGTCGAAAACCTCCCAGGGTATAAGCTCAAACAAAGGAGACAAAATTTCCTTTTCTCAAAAGGCTCTGGAAATCCGAGAGATTTATCGCAAACTGCAGGAGGTTCCTGAGCTGAGGGAACAGCTTATTGCGGAAATAAAAGACAGACTCTCCAGGAATGAATATCATGTGGAACCTGCCAAGATAGTGGAAAAGATGATAATCAGGGACATTGCTGATTCTTTCTTTTCCGGAGGCGAATGAGGTGTCCGTTTTCGAAGAAGCTGGGACAGTCCTTCTGGAGGTTTTAAAAGAGGGCTGTGTTCTTCAGAGAAAGCTTCTCGAGGTAGTTCGAGAAGAACAAGAGATACTGGTTCAAAACCGAATTGGGGAACTTGGTGATGTAGTGAAGAAAAAAGCTGACCTGATTCTCGAGAACCAGGTTTTTGAGCGTAAGTTGACTGGTGTCCTACGTAACATTGCCAGTTTTGCTGGCCTGGATGAAGAAGAAGTATGTATTTCCCAGGTGCTTCCTCTTTTCCCAGAAGAAATTGCAATTTCCATGGAAGCCTTGCAGCGTGAGATCTGGGAGACCAGCGCCGAACTGCAACGGGTTAATCAGCAAAATGCCATTTTGATAAAGGATACGCTCAATTACTTTAACGCAGTTTTTGCTCTGCTTGCCAGGATTGAAAACTATAACTCTTTTGAAGCGTATGACCCTTCGGGTAAGAAAGAGACCGGGAAAGCCCTTCAGGGCATTTTGATTGACGGGAGGATGTAGTGGTTATGGGTAGTAGCTTCTTCGGACTGGAAATAGGCAAAAGCGCCTTGCAAGCCCAGCAGCAAGCTATGGATATTACCGGTCATAATATTGCCAATGCCAATACCGTGGGTTACACCCGTCAATCAGCTAAAATGACGGCAAAGACTGTTCCCCTTTCCGGCATCTTTGTGCCTCCTTATCTCAAAAGCGTGGGTAGCGGCGTTGCTGTAGAAGAGATTCAACGCTTAAGAGATCGTTTTATAGACCTTCAACTGCGTCAGGAGTCTCGTATCGAGAGCTACTGGAGCACTATTGATGAAGGCTTGAATCAAGTAGAGATAATTTTTGGCGACCCACAGGAAAGCGGTTTATCGAATATTATGAACAATTTCTGGAACGCCTGGCAGGAACTTTCCAAGACGCCGGAAAGTGAAGCAAGCAGGGCCTTGCTGGTTGAAACAGCCAATCTCTTAGCGGAAGCTTTCCAGCATACGCACTCTCAGCTGGTGCTTACCCAGGAACAGTTTGATGAACAAGTAGCGCTCAAAGTCAATGAAATCAACAGTTATTTGGAACAAATCCACAGTGTAAACCAGCAAATTATTCGTTTGAGCGCTGCTGGTGGCAATATCAACGATTATAAAGACAAGTTGGACCTTGCTGTAGATGGGCTGTCCAAAATCATTGATCTCCAGGTTCAAGAGGAAAGTAATGGTACCTATACCATTATTCTTCAAGGGAGGGTTCTGGCAAGTGCCAAGGAACTTAACCTGCTGGAAGCACAGGTTGACCCTTTGAGTGGGTTCAATCAGGTTTATTTTCAGGGTACTACCCAAAAGATTGACTTTGCCAATCAGAGTGGAGAGTTGAAAGCTATTTTTGACCTGCGGGATTCTCTACTGGAGAACTACAAAAGCGACCTTAATTTTCTGGCCCGAGAACTCATTGAAGAAGTGAATACTTTGCATCAAACCGGTTATACCCTTCAAGAACCTCCTGCACCAGGCGGAGTCTTTTTTGTAGGAAGTACTGCAGAGGACATAGCGGTTGACCCTGCTATCTCCGGGGATTATCGGTTGGTTGCTGCTTCTTCGACCGGTGCACCTGGAGATGGAGAAGTTGCTTTGCGTATTGCCCA
This portion of the Thermatribacter velox genome encodes:
- a CDS encoding MerR family transcriptional regulator, with translation MEIARCKKCGKLFRKNLDAIELCPVCLEAQEEEFLKVKEFFLRNPRSTIEEASKATGVDKKDILHFLKQGRLQIVRGEQGVDVGLRCERCGKPISSGRFCEKCRLQLSYLFREEAAADSSNRQSKDRFYFRDAILKKKEKPAD
- the flgK gene encoding flagellar hook-associated protein FlgK, with the protein product MGSSFFGLEIGKSALQAQQQAMDITGHNIANANTVGYTRQSAKMTAKTVPLSGIFVPPYLKSVGSGVAVEEIQRLRDRFIDLQLRQESRIESYWSTIDEGLNQVEIIFGDPQESGLSNIMNNFWNAWQELSKTPESEASRALLVETANLLAEAFQHTHSQLVLTQEQFDEQVALKVNEINSYLEQIHSVNQQIIRLSAAGGNINDYKDKLDLAVDGLSKIIDLQVQEESNGTYTIILQGRVLASAKELNLLEAQVDPLSGFNQVYFQGTTQKIDFANQSGELKAIFDLRDSLLENYKSDLNFLARELIEEVNTLHQTGYTLQEPPAPGGVFFVGSTAEDIAVDPAISGDYRLVAASSTGAPGDGEVALRIAQLRESDFVNGANPDDYYRGVISRLGAERQEAQRIAENQSLLVDQLNMRKESVSGVSLDEEMTNLIKYQHAYNAAASLIRTLDEMLDTVVNRLR
- a CDS encoding flagellar protein FlgN, which codes for MSVFEEAGTVLLEVLKEGCVLQRKLLEVVREEQEILVQNRIGELGDVVKKKADLILENQVFERKLTGVLRNIASFAGLDEEEVCISQVLPLFPEEIAISMEALQREIWETSAELQRVNQQNAILIKDTLNYFNAVFALLARIENYNSFEAYDPSGKKETGKALQGILIDGRM
- a CDS encoding flagellar biosynthesis anti-sigma factor FlgM; the encoded protein is MKISANQLESILKIYAEKSNKSRSKTSQGISSNKGDKISFSQKALEIREIYRKLQEVPELREQLIAEIKDRLSRNEYHVEPAKIVEKMIIRDIADSFFSGGE
- a CDS encoding flagellar basal body P-ring protein FlgI gives rise to the protein MGRIIVFMTVVIIAVLCCAVFVGAETVRIKDITQVEGVRGNQLVGYGLVVGLSGTGDSRSSLFTNQSLSNMLSKLGITVDSQQVRSKNVAAVIVTAELPPFVSEGERIDVTVSSLGDAKSLQGGILLLTPLKGVDGKVYAVAQGPLSVGGFTAGGGGNQVQQNHPTVGKIPNGAIVERSVSTSFVNSLKGTFSLLLQNPDFVTATRIARVINQELGGRRARVIDANRVEVSIPESFSDRVPQLLAMIGELPVEPDVPARVVVNERTGTVVIGGNVRILPVALAHGNLTVSIQTQYEVSQPPPFSGGETQVVPQQEVQAAQEEGRLFRVESGNTIDDLINSLNALGVTPRDLVAILQALKKAGALQGELIVE